From the genome of Colias croceus chromosome 12, ilColCroc2.1:
gaagcacttttgaaacgtcaatacatatttttatcatttaccaccgattcggaaagcagtatctatggagaagaatcggcaagaaactccatagttgctcttttaaatcatttcagtattacaatttaattttacaaaatatgtaagtaaccgtacgtatatattatcataatatgccaaagaactgtcctgcggttctcacgcgacaaccctccatgggtttttatcttccatatattccttaatgctgtaataggctctctgaaataagacgttttttacataattcttaaatttagcactactaaactctttaatactatgaggaattttgttgtaaaaaagtataccttgacccataaatgaatttttaactttagctaaccggtaaaatggcatttcaattttatttctgttccttgtgccataacagtgtctatctcctactcttgtgtgtaagtctgcgtttttgtgtacatataaaatattattaaatatatactgtgatggtacagtgaggataccagtattcttaaagagatctcttagtgagtccctagcacgtaaattatatatagagcgtatggctcttttctgtaatataaatatagtttcaatatctgcagccctgccccatagaagaattccataggacataatgctatgaaagtagctaaaataaaccaatctagccgtgtctacatcggtgagatgccttattcttcgaactgcatatgcagctgaactaagCTTAGCAGCGGTGGCGGCAACATGTGCCCCCCATTGTAACTTCTCATCTAGTGTCAATccaagaaaaacagtagaatccacagggtataatacctccccgtttaaaataatatccctttttaccttttttacatttggaaggataaattctacacaatttgttttttttttgcatttaataataaattattagcagtgaACCAATTGGATATGCGTAAAAGAGCAGAGTTTACTTCGTCAACGTTTGAGTCAtgtctataataaataataaaatatattccaaGTTAAAAGTAGtacatctaatatataaaaatcaatgccacttttcgttgtaattccataactcgagaacggctgaaccgatttcgataattctttttttattatattccttgaagtacgaggatggttcttatgtagagaaaacgtgaatatgtaccacgggcgaagccggggcggaccgctagtaggtTACTAAAACAACATTCAATCttcaaaaacataatttcacTTTGAAGTCTAATCATGTGTAAAATTAGACTTGAGATGGCATGATTCAACTTATGTAAGCGAAAAAAAGACAACTGAGGTAAAATGTTGCTGGTTAGTCACATTTCGACGTGCCTCTCCCGGAGTGGTAATGACCTATCTAcacctttttacttataatgtCATTGATACAATGAACTACTTGACTACTAATGAACTAGTTGACGCTTTTGAAAATGCGTCTTTTCATATGGtttaactagtggtccgccccggcttcgcccgtggtacctacatgtttaaactatcctatctctcaagttggatcgaactgcacatggtgtgcgaattttattataatcgtttaagtggtttaggagtccattgaggacaaacattgtgacacgagatttataggtatatattaagattaattgGTATAAACAAGAATGAAGaatctgtaaaaataaaactacatcTTCACGTCAAGAATCATTGGTTTAATTATCACCCATAGACTATTCTAcacacatttaatattattatcactaATTATATCATTGGGAAGAATACAACATGGTATTTACAATATAGTTCACAACAAAATGGCTAGAAAATTATTCATGGAAGCAAGATATGATATTCTAATTTTCTAATAGTTTCTATATTcagtcatttttaaattaatataaacgaaataaaaaccATGTTTTCAGGGTAGCACATATTTTGTCTggttaaaagttttttgtcaataaattcttgtaaatgttaaattaatatcactGCCACTTAAActgaaaattaatatgtataaatatagaaaCCATACATTAATTGTAACTACACAAACCacataaattctttattattaattacatcaATTGAATACACGCTTATATTATACCGGTTCCAATAACCTAATAAATgttaagtatagataataatacacCCATCTTCATCCAATAAAAATTACCCCTTGTAATGACCTAATATATTAGGAACTAAGTTAAAACAAAGTGGGAATTTTACGAGccataatgtttaaattataattaggttTAAGAATCCTTTTTTTAGACTTGTTTTTTGTACATCGCAGCTGGCCTAAtacgaaatttaaaattaaagtctCTAACCAAATAAACGACGACAAAcgaaatttttaatgtatttgtcGCAGTCCAATTGTATTATTTCGCCGTTTACAAATGCTCgacattttgtaaaatgcTGAGGATTTACATTTTCCAAAATCCTACAAAAAGACGGTCGCGAGCCGACGGAGCTCCACTTTgtggggctcctatttctgtgtaggttaaaaaaaacacaaatctAACTTAACccacccccttatccaaaccaaaaacTTCTGATTACGAAATCTTgacatattacaaaatgccgaGCGTTTGTAAACGGCGAAACAATACAATTTGACTGCGACATATTCAACAATTTTCTTGATTCATTTAAGTAGTAAATTATACTCAAAAACACCATAACAAAAATCTTAACATTAAGCAAAGAACCtatacatgaaataaaaataaaaaacaattagacTCACTCCTTACCCCTTACttttatacacatttaatattaattataattataaatggaaagagatattatttttatattaacctggccttaatctatactaatattataaagctgaagagtttgtttgtttgtttgaacgcgctaatctcgggaactactggtccgatttaaaaaattctttcggtgttagaaagctcatttatcgaggaaggttataggctatatccttatataatatatcatcacgctacgaccaacaggagcggagccacgggggtgaaaccgcggggagcagctagtttataatatgtcGATTTACCTAAAGCTAGGTATTCACTGATGTTACTGTTTggtgaatataatttattaatattattatggctAATGTTAAACcttacatatttattcatacatGGATACATcacagaaaattatttttaattatttaatatttaaaatgcaatattctaatatgtacgctgataaaaatattatattaaaaatcatgTCTTTTTATGTTGAGCCTGatgtttgataattttatctaaaaattaCCTTGAGCattttacgtttatttaaaggacaattttacaaaaataaacttttttataaatgaatggAAAAAATGACGAAATGGCCAAAGGGAATACATATTGAGAAGAAACATTTGTGTcgtaaatgttataaaaaaatatataggtctaccagaatctgatggcatatttatatataagaaataaaagattttcatatggcaacttatttgacaactatcaaattgattgtcaaattatttgtcttttttgcagttgatgaataatttttaggattttgtctaaaaaatcttcgaaaatgtcgaaaaagccgctgcgatcacaagcaagaggtgttgtttataatgtgtatagaaaaacattcgatgaagaagggtcaaacacatcacaattttcaattttgaagattttattggtaaattggacttacccgttttgatactttaaagtttaaattaaaaaatattatatgtaggtacctaactataatattgtttgttgattagaatataattttatgaaaacttattacaggagtttccaatatggctattcgtcaagtccaagctgtctaagtcaattttataatgggtgtatctattttattttataaaaaattttaagcagttttgatctacattatatcattatatcgatattttcacatggcatactggtaatgaatatacaaatataggtatgtgtaaataataatatgtattacctgtataaaagtaatatgtataattgtataatattatacatgttaGTATGtccctacataatattaagtggatatctcgttattaagtacagtattgtccacttatgtaatgtgtctaatgatattgaggacaaaataaaaaataagcagtatcaagatcgttcagtccattttccttagggttgcacactcaaaattttgatttccctaattgccatcagattctggtttacctataattCGTGTTTTTTGACAATATATTAATAGGGATACCAGCATGGATTttttatacacaaaaataatatatttgttacgATGAGGTATTATTGaagatatataatttatttaaataggtaagGTTAAAATTGTGCGCGTACATATTAGAGGTAAAATATGCAATACATAGATTTCATATTTGGCAAGCACTTGATAATCTTAACGTTTATACAGTTCAAGTTCTTTACGAAAGCAAGCCAGCATTATTGTAATTCACACTTATTTTTCACACAAACAGCAATGTGagagaattatatttttagacgAACATTAAACAGTAATGTTTAATTACACACATACGCTCCTGAGACTGGCAAATTATCCGtgctgaaaattttaaaagcatCATTTTTCGGCACGGTTTATACCGAcaccaatttaaattttgaatgcATCATTTCTCTACACATATAACAACACATAGAAGTTACAATATTAAGTTTCACCACACTGTTAGTGTCTTGTTACTGATTCAGTAAGTGCAATATTGTCACACACACTACAGTTTGTTTCGGTTTAACCTTATAGCGGCTAGGCTATGTCGTTTTCTTCACGTACtgaaaaagataaattatgatgatatatattattaaaatatagaaagaGAAAGTTAATGTTCAAGTAATTGGCGAACATAGATTATATTCCTCCGAAAAAGACAATGTAAAGCCAAAAAGGCGGCCTTGTCACTACTGAGCGAtttctaccaggcaacctatGGGTAggatattgaattaaaaaaaaggggAAAAAACAATAGGTGGTGCactaatgaaaatttaattataatagatttaaaccaaataactatttatattataaatatatacataatgaaTATGATTTATATTGATCTGTTCCTCCTCGCTAGATGTCGCCTCTTGTGTGTATTCATTAAGTGTGAAGTGTGTATGTACTTATGTAGTGTCTAGTGACTAGTGTTTGGTGTGTAGTGTAGTGTGtagtatacatacataatttccAGGCTACTGTCGCTGTTCTTGGTGGCCTGTTCCCCCTCGCTAGAGTTGGAGCCGCCGGACTCAGAGCGCTGCGATCTTGGCCGTTTCTTCTCTACAGCCGGTTCGCTAGATGTTGCTTCTTGTGATTGACGCTGCCAGGCGGGTATTGATGGCGGTTCAGTACGCGTTTTTAGTGAGGGGAATTGGTTTCTGCAatgttttgaattaaataataacttgaATTTGTGTTTTCAAAAGACCAGATTGTGTAAGGGTTATAAGTTGTTTTGTAATAAGGGACGAATAAATTAGCAATGTATAATAAtgcgaaaatataaaatgttttcctTACTTttgaatttacatattatgatgtCTAGCTACATTGCAAAAGGACGTAAATTGATACAATGAACCCCATAACCAATGCAATAAATAtgaaagacatttttaatttttatgactttctcgctttttttaatttatagtatttctgtaaaacaaattcaaatttggtAAACTTCTGACATCCAGTCTTACCTATTCAATAAAATGCCTTTAACAGACGCGATGTCATCTTTAAGATTGTCGAGTTGCGACCTGAGCGCGTTTTGCTGTACCCCCACTTGTAACTCCCCCCTTAGCGAGGTGATACTCGCATTCATTATGTCTAGAGATTTACGTAACTCCTCTATACATTCTGCTGTTGTTTTCCTTTTTGGCTGTTCTACGAAGATTAGCTGTTTGATGCAGTTCTGGAAAgtttggtaaataaataaataatgtgtaaGTATACTTTTGAGATTTCACTTATATTTCTGTGTCAATTGATGTgagttcaattatttttttattaaattctgaGTCTAACTTAAACGACATAAAcagcaattttatttcttcctttatttttcaacgTTATGACCAAAATGCTtctagaagtctaattgaatacttaaatgattgaaaaaattttttttttcaaatttgtattttctacaTTAAGTAGGTTATTTAAGTACTTtcctatttattatctgtttatAATCACATAATTGAGAGGGTCAGGTTATGCACTACATTTTGTTACATTGTTTCAAAGTTGATAATTTCTATTTCATGTATGGGAATGTGGGtcataacaattataaaataattgttagaTAACATTATCTAGATGGCacttaattaaatgttttaaaatataagggTTAAATTTGTTAGgtgtgtaatttttatttcacaatttttttactaattccACTGCATTTTTTTACAGTTGAATTGTGACTGTTTTaatcatcaatacatataataaaattctagaaaagcggtgtctgtacaatgaaaatatggaaaaaaaaattagcaggtgttattactaaatcgatcccaaacccaaaactgtagttaaaaaaatttttgtctgtttgtctgtttgtctgtatgttcgtgcacgctaatctcagaaacggcttatccgatttagatgcggttttcactaatatattggagtaatcttcatttaacatttagtgtttatttcatgtcaatcggttcgtaaaccaaaaagttatgaccatttaagtattcacggcgaacatttgctaaggcattctatttattgtacactgtacagtgtacgatataagttatctgttacagttattcctataaatgtccaggtgatcatatcgaaagtccCCAAGGGTGGGGGGGAGAGGGATAAGCTGAAGTAGTAGGGGGGAAGGggtcaaattagaattatgtatgttatttaattaatttttttctaggtaaattttatacataaaatgtcctttaaattatgtcgattgtcgtattatatttttaactcccGACGCAAAAAGATGGGTGATGAGTGTTTGACAACTAtatgtgtatattatacacataTAGTTGTGCTACCGTAGCTCGCTAACAGGTAATCCgaatttgatgcggttttttttgttAGGCAGCATATTTTCAGACGCTGGTTCTTAGATAAAGTGTACTTATCAAAAtaggttcatccatttattatatctaggtatataggggtaaaagtgaaatgaaagtgaacgaccaaatgaaagtaacaataagtcaaattttatcaaaatcggttcatccatttatttgatataggtataaaagtggtaataaaaaaatgaattttgtcaaatatactcaagtgacatatcaaatgaaagggcatgacgtgtaaagtataattagacatatttaatcaaaatcggttcatccatttattatacctatatatgggtaaaagtgggaatgaaaaaaacgaatattgtcaaatatgaaagtgcataacgggtgaagtacagttagttatatttttatccaattcggttaatccatttattagattacagcggtaaaagtggaaatgaacaataatcgaatgtggtcaaataatatactcaagcggggcatatgaaagggcaaagtgtgaattacaattagtcatattttatcgaaatcggttcatccgtttattacatttagggcACTTTAGGGGCGACAGTGggtataaataaaccaaatggagcatcaaacgacaggatatgacgtgtacaatgtacatataggtacaattacgtatagatatggtttacatcaaaatcggttctgccatttactagggGTGGAAAGGAAAGGGTTAAAAATCTGTGAAAGAAGAGGAGATATGGGAGCGAGAGGATAGCcacaccctggaaattttgaactctactcaaagccacataggcctggcccttggaattttttttcctaaatataccacttcttttgccactgtggtccattacaatttgggcacggttacggcccaaatcaatatgatgtaggaatgtaatGTGGATGTACATTTGATAGTTCGgtctcgctcacttgaaaatattacatgaaaataagaaacagaagtttaaaaatttaaaaattaaaaaaaaaatcccaaaGCAACGAAGATAAAggaataaatcatttttcaaacttcccgacgatcttaaaaattaagtaccattctaaaaaaaaatatgtatagaggtatatatgatattatattatgataatgttggcatggcagccccgacgactttgttttttttataaatatttaaaatggtatttatttttaaagatcgtcgggaagtttgtgaaattatttattcctttttctatgcacttttcttcgttgcgttggttttttttttatttaatttttattgcacggtctaaacggtttagttactacaggcgtgagacaggaaagatctgatttggatttggtgctggatttgataagaactgagtatcgattaagctgatcagttgctgcacgatacattgttaataacatccatacaaggaaGGAAGAAATTTGCTCGCCTCCCCCCTggtgcttaaaaataatatgacataatgtaaaagaaatacatagaaaattaataaggcatttattttttttattttttagcacagttcggtaataaattttactatcagttcttttaattatttatggtagtacgtgtttactcaataattaagttaattagtaactactatacagtcactattccacgcggacgaagtcgcgggcacagctagtagtaaataaaaagaattaaaatcaTACTTTGACCaccattaaattttataccaTTTCttcaaaattcttaaaatcTTAACAAATAACAGACTGTATTGCATCATCGATCTATAAAATGACTTTCGAGTTCAAACAGTAATAGCAAACATGTACCGCCGTAATGACAGCAAAgatatttatcttttttccTCGTATAGTACACAATCTACACATGCCGCCTACATTTCCTAGATCCCATTAATATACCTAGTTGCTTTTTATTGCCTCCAATTTCGActttaatcatatttatttaaggttACTTGTTTAAAACAgattatgtaggtagttaaatttaaatatcaattattataacctcAATTAAACGTTCgaactttttaaaacaaattgttcGAAGTTCGAACTTGGATATCACAGAGAGATGTcagtttaaatgtaaatgtaaaaaaaaaaaggataaAAAATCCTTTAGGCCTTTATTGAGGAAAAAAGTCGCTTACTTAGAAGGCGTGAAATAAGAATTCGATCTGGTAAACTTATTGCTTTATCAatggtttaatttttatcaactaagggccgatttttcaatgcccagataaacagctagatagactttattcttcagttaacaaaatattcaatttttcaatagacgaataggacttatctatcgaataactacgttatttgaggaataaatctatctgctgctccaacggccagatagcgtgctattcgacgattagacgtttgagttgacaactgacgcgtcaaatttgggatattttcgaatgtaataacatagagcgtagaatttttacaataaagcctctttctataaaataattatcaattaaaatcatattgaaattgatgtttttgatagtacctactgatgatcatgccattgaaaatttgccggacgctgcctttatgtcgtttccatcgtaaaatatataaattttaacacaaatttaatcaaaactctttactcaaatcaaaacaataatcaacaatcatagaacacaagttaaacttaaaatgcactcctgacgtgagtcataatgacggttgttgacatattgcaagttgactctatcccgctctaacctgactaatttaatatgtttgtttcacCACTCCAAGtgcagagctgccaatatggaaatatttggtcagatagttattcatcaaataaatcacgattgaaaaataggcgagccgttatgagttagataagcaattgaataaatctattcgaggggtagttattagactgtttatctgggcattgaaaaatcggcccttattataatattatataggttataaaagtatacagacataaaatgtacctattgaGACTTTACAtcaaactttttataaaaccaAATTAAACGATTAggaaataattacttatacatatctattactctcaaaatcaaataatatagtaggtatttattacgCATACATCAAGAagcattaataatatactgataataaaatatattgcttACGATATTTTCGTTGCTAAGGAGAATAAGGATGTAGGTACTAAActttctaaatttcatcaacaCATGAAGTACTTACCTACgtttatctattatatttagaACACATTGAAGGTATGTACGTTCTTTTGCAACAGATTCAGAATTATGAAAAGTTGAAATATCAACGCAATGTCTTGATCCaatagttaattattaatgagAATAATCAGTTATAAGATGACGACAGATTAAGGATATACCTAAGTACATTTAGATCAATAAAGATTAATCATACTGAATTGCCTAGAATAATATTGTAGTAATCTTGTACAGAAAGCAATTAGAATGATGATAAACACTCGCTCGATAATCACGAAAAAATTATGCGATTATACTAGGTGTGAATGACCTTAAATAAGCAAATACGTACATATTTTGTCATTTTACGAGAACCTAAAATAACTAAACGTGATTAGGCATTCAGAATAATAAGACAAAACGAATTAAAGATGCTAAGACAGAATACGACGAACGACGAttacattattcaaataattcaaGAAATTGAACGTGTGACCAATGTTAATATCGAAGCTCTTGTTCcgaaaatgtattaatatatgtaactaattttttttaacaaaaaacatttttagggttccaaacctcaaaaggaaaaatgGGAACCCTTATCACTTTgttgtctgtctatctgtctgtctgtcaatACCCTTATTCTCAGAAGCGCGTGGATGTATCAAGCTGAAAGGAAAagaggtaaataaaataaaatagtttaaaggTTAGGTTTTTGAAAGgaggtaaataaaatagtttaaagaGATAAATAAAAGGCATTCAAGAACGTTAACGATAAGAATGTATTATTGTTTGTACGTCATTTGTATTCATCGGAGAATCAAACCGTGATGGCATTTACTCCGCGGCAATGagggatttaaaaatattttaaacatcaaTTGAAAgtatgcccatgaaagtatggaccacagtatagtattgcgtcaatgccagagtggttttggagggttcttcgatattcaaaagatttttaccaattgatttttttgtgataaaaacaggggttttcaagatattgagaaaa
Proteins encoded in this window:
- the LOC123696405 gene encoding peroxisomal membrane protein PEX14 isoform X2, which codes for MESKERFLRAKGLTDVEIQRAIEKCGELVDMSSFSSELRFFQHSQGSWFRERIVPLIVYGGFAYGCYWFYRNCIKQLIFVEQPKRKTTAECIEELRKSLDIMNASITSLRGELQVGVQQNALRSQLDNLKDDIASVKGILLNRNQFPSLKTRTEPPSIPAWQRQSQEATSSEPAVEKKRPRSQRSESGGSNSSEGEQATKNSDSSLEIIT
- the LOC123696405 gene encoding peroxisomal membrane protein PEX14 isoform X1 translates to MASEVLTNAGNEIRENLVTTAVKFLSNPSVQRCTMESKERFLRAKGLTDVEIQRAIEKCGELVDMSSFSSELRFFQHSQGSWFRERIVPLIVYGGFAYGCYWFYRNCIKQLIFVEQPKRKTTAECIEELRKSLDIMNASITSLRGELQVGVQQNALRSQLDNLKDDIASVKGILLNRNQFPSLKTRTEPPSIPAWQRQSQEATSSEPAVEKKRPRSQRSESGGSNSSEGEQATKNSDSSLEIIT